GATCCCCCGCCTTAAGGGCCGTCTCCTGGAGGTCGGCCGGACCTGCATCTCGGCGGAGTTTCGGCAAGGCACGGCGATCGCCGTGCTCTGGTCCGGGCTGGCCGGGTTCATCCAGCTCCACGGCTTCGACTATCTGTTTGGCTGCGCCAGCATGCCGCTCGGCGAAGACGACCTCCAGGCCGCAGCCATCATGAACCGCTTGCGCCGACACGCCATGGTTTCGCCCGAGCTGCGCGTGGTCCCGCGGGTGCCGCTGCGCACCGCACAGGTGCCCGACGATGTCCTGGATGCACCCCTGCCGGCCTTGCTGCGCACTTACGTGAGACTCGGCGCAAAGGTCTGCGGAGAGCCCTGCCGCGATCCCGATTTCGGCGTGGCGGATGTGCTCATGCTGCTGGATGTGGACGCGCTGAATCCGACCTATTCGCGGCACTTTTTCGATCGCACCGCGAGTCTGTGACGCGATGGGGCACGCGCGTTCGGCTCGGCGGCTTGCACGCATCCTCGCTCACCTGGGCAAGGGTGCGACGCTCGCCCTCTACATCGGTCTGCTTTCGCGATTCGGCCGGCGACCGACACGGATCCCGGACATGACCCGGCGCTGGCACCGAAGCCTCTGCGCGATCCTCGGCATCCGGATTCGCGTCGTCGGCAGCGCGCAACCCGGGTGCCTCCTGATCGGCAACCATATCTCTTGGCTCGACATCCCCGTGGTTGGCGCACAGAGCGAGATCGCGTTCCTTTCCAAGGCCGAGGTTCGCGATTGGCCGCTGATCGGCTGGCTCGCCGAGACCGCGGGGACGCTGTTCGTCGAGCGCGGCGCCATCCGCATCGACGCGCTTGCCGGGACGCTGCGCAAGATCGGCCGAGATCGCTCCTTGATGCTGTTTCCCGAGGGGACGACGAGCGACGGCTCAGGCGTGCTGCGTTTCCACCCTCGCTTGTTTGCGCTCGCTCAGGAGACCGGGCTGATGATCCAGCCGGTAGCCATCGCCTACCGTGGCCACGCAGACGAGAAGCCCGACCCCGTCGCCCCCTTCATCGGCGACGACACACTCCTGGCCCATCTGCTGCGGGTGATTCGCCATCCCGGGCTCACGGCAGAGGTCCATTTCCTCGCGCCGATGATGATCGGCGAAGACAACAACACCCGGCGCCTGCTCGCCGAGCGCACGCGCGGCGCGATCGTCGAAGCACTCGGCATGCGCCCCGACACCGTGCCGCGACGCCCGAGCCTTGCGAATCCCGCCAGAACCCCGGATGCCATTCCAGGTCCGCCCCCGGCTCGACCCGAATCCATCCCGACCGGCGGAATCGCTCATGTCGCCTGACATCATGCC
The sequence above is drawn from the Thiocapsa rosea genome and encodes:
- a CDS encoding GNAT family N-acetyltransferase gives rise to the protein MVATASALTAKRGERLFVELAASEPEIREAQALRYRVFGEELGAKLKTGPNGLDVDDFDAYCQHLLVRDTRSGEVVGCTRILTDRNAARIGRFYSESEFDLGAIPRLKGRLLEVGRTCISAEFRQGTAIAVLWSGLAGFIQLHGFDYLFGCASMPLGEDDLQAAAIMNRLRRHAMVSPELRVVPRVPLRTAQVPDDVLDAPLPALLRTYVRLGAKVCGEPCRDPDFGVADVLMLLDVDALNPTYSRHFFDRTASL
- a CDS encoding lysophospholipid acyltransferase family protein, whose translation is MGHARSARRLARILAHLGKGATLALYIGLLSRFGRRPTRIPDMTRRWHRSLCAILGIRIRVVGSAQPGCLLIGNHISWLDIPVVGAQSEIAFLSKAEVRDWPLIGWLAETAGTLFVERGAIRIDALAGTLRKIGRDRSLMLFPEGTTSDGSGVLRFHPRLFALAQETGLMIQPVAIAYRGHADEKPDPVAPFIGDDTLLAHLLRVIRHPGLTAEVHFLAPMMIGEDNNTRRLLAERTRGAIVEALGMRPDTVPRRPSLANPARTPDAIPGPPPARPESIPTGGIAHVA